A single genomic interval of Cydia strobilella chromosome 3, ilCydStro3.1, whole genome shotgun sequence harbors:
- the LOC134755785 gene encoding tumor protein D54 isoform X3, with the protein MSGVQTAEEVIPGAGAGAGGDTQTPDELVGLTPEQAEQLRAEWSRELARVDDEIATLRTVLNSKMRQSSELKRKLGITVWKEITEDVNQGFKNVKESQVYQSIETRVAALTQAVTEAPIYQKTESVIKSTAEKTTSILGGITAGVSTKLGQMRNSESFRSIEERVGSAYENVKGKVASRSNSTQSFDEALRDASRAASGAASPTIPEHQPLP; encoded by the exons ATGAGCGGAGTTCAGACAG CTGAAGAAGTGATacccggcgcgggcgcgggcgccggcggAGACACGCAGACGCCCGACGAGCTCGTCGGACTCACGCCCGAGCAGGCCGAGCAGCTGCGCGCAGAGTGGAGTCGTGAGCTCGCTCGCGTCGACGATGAGATCGCCACCCTGCGCACCGTGCTCAACAGCAAG ATGCGTCAAAGCTCCGAACTCAAAAGAAAGCTCGGCATCACAGTGTGGAAGGAGATTACTGAAGACGTCAATCAGGGTTTTAAAAATGTGAAGGAAAGCCAAGT CTATCAATCAATAGAAACTCGCGTGGCAGCGCTTACTCAAGCTGTGACCGAAGCACCAAT ATACCAAAAAACAGAATCTGTGATAAAATCGACGGCGGAGAAGACCACCTCGATCCTGGGGGGAATCACCGCCGGCGTGTCCACCAAGCTCGGCCAGATGCGCAACTCCGAGTCCTTCCGCTCCATCGAGGAGCGCGTCGGCTCCGCCTACGAGAACGTTAAG GGCAAGGTGGCGTCCCGGTCGAACTCGACGCAGAGCTTTGACGAGGCGCTGCGCGACGCCAGCCGCGCGGCCAGCGGCGCCGCCTCGCCCACCATCCCCGAGCACCAGCCACTGCCCTAG
- the LOC134755785 gene encoding tumor protein D54 isoform X1, with protein MASSGGVEPASLEYMEDPYFLPPDDDSTPSFDVAVDELDELEERAWPQADLDASWRALPDLADAALCIETEFYMDNRRRRLRIFKKKMREVRVTFQDLSKPYLAKVSSHTNYKKFLGITPGAEEVIPGAGAGAGGDTQTPDELVGLTPEQAEQLRAEWSRELARVDDEIATLRTVLNSKMRQSSELKRKLGITVWKEITEDVNQGFKNVKESQVYQSIETRVAALTQAVTEAPIYQKTESVIKSTAEKTTSILGGITAGVSTKLGQMRNSESFRSIEERVGSAYENVKGKVASRSNSTQSFDEALRDASRAASGAASPTIPEHQPLP; from the exons ATGGCTAGCAGCGGAGGAGTTGAGCCGGCGAGCTTGGAGTACATGGAGGATCCTTACTTCTTGCCGCCGGACGACGACTCGACGCCCAGCTTCGATGTGGCCGTGGACGAGCTGGACGAGTTGGAGGAGCGCGCCTGGCCGCAGGCCGACCTGGACGCGTCCTGGCGCGCGCTTCCGGATCTCGCAGATGCAGCACTGTGCATTGAAACAGAATTCTACATGGACAATCGGCGCAGAAGGCTCCGCATATTTAAGAAGAAAATGCGTGAAGTTAGAGTCACCTTCCAAGATTTATCTAAGCCATATCTTGCCAAAGTGTCCAGCCACACGAATTATAAAAAGTTTTTAGGTATCACACCGGGAG CTGAAGAAGTGATacccggcgcgggcgcgggcgccggcggAGACACGCAGACGCCCGACGAGCTCGTCGGACTCACGCCCGAGCAGGCCGAGCAGCTGCGCGCAGAGTGGAGTCGTGAGCTCGCTCGCGTCGACGATGAGATCGCCACCCTGCGCACCGTGCTCAACAGCAAG ATGCGTCAAAGCTCCGAACTCAAAAGAAAGCTCGGCATCACAGTGTGGAAGGAGATTACTGAAGACGTCAATCAGGGTTTTAAAAATGTGAAGGAAAGCCAAGT CTATCAATCAATAGAAACTCGCGTGGCAGCGCTTACTCAAGCTGTGACCGAAGCACCAAT ATACCAAAAAACAGAATCTGTGATAAAATCGACGGCGGAGAAGACCACCTCGATCCTGGGGGGAATCACCGCCGGCGTGTCCACCAAGCTCGGCCAGATGCGCAACTCCGAGTCCTTCCGCTCCATCGAGGAGCGCGTCGGCTCCGCCTACGAGAACGTTAAG GGCAAGGTGGCGTCCCGGTCGAACTCGACGCAGAGCTTTGACGAGGCGCTGCGCGACGCCAGCCGCGCGGCCAGCGGCGCCGCCTCGCCCACCATCCCCGAGCACCAGCCACTGCCCTAG
- the LOC134755785 gene encoding tumor protein D52 isoform X2: MASSGGVEPASLEYMEDPYFLPPDDDSTPSFDVAVDELDELEERAWPQADLDASWRALPDLADAALCIETEFYMDNRRRRLRIFKKKMREVRVTFQDLSKPYLAKVSSHTNYKKFLGITPGAEEVIPGAGAGAGGDTQTPDELVGLTPEQAEQLRAEWSRELARVDDEIATLRTVLNSKMRQSSELKRKLGITVWKEITEDVNQGFKNVKESQVYQKTESVIKSTAEKTTSILGGITAGVSTKLGQMRNSESFRSIEERVGSAYENVKGKVASRSNSTQSFDEALRDASRAASGAASPTIPEHQPLP, translated from the exons ATGGCTAGCAGCGGAGGAGTTGAGCCGGCGAGCTTGGAGTACATGGAGGATCCTTACTTCTTGCCGCCGGACGACGACTCGACGCCCAGCTTCGATGTGGCCGTGGACGAGCTGGACGAGTTGGAGGAGCGCGCCTGGCCGCAGGCCGACCTGGACGCGTCCTGGCGCGCGCTTCCGGATCTCGCAGATGCAGCACTGTGCATTGAAACAGAATTCTACATGGACAATCGGCGCAGAAGGCTCCGCATATTTAAGAAGAAAATGCGTGAAGTTAGAGTCACCTTCCAAGATTTATCTAAGCCATATCTTGCCAAAGTGTCCAGCCACACGAATTATAAAAAGTTTTTAGGTATCACACCGGGAG CTGAAGAAGTGATacccggcgcgggcgcgggcgccggcggAGACACGCAGACGCCCGACGAGCTCGTCGGACTCACGCCCGAGCAGGCCGAGCAGCTGCGCGCAGAGTGGAGTCGTGAGCTCGCTCGCGTCGACGATGAGATCGCCACCCTGCGCACCGTGCTCAACAGCAAG ATGCGTCAAAGCTCCGAACTCAAAAGAAAGCTCGGCATCACAGTGTGGAAGGAGATTACTGAAGACGTCAATCAGGGTTTTAAAAATGTGAAGGAAAGCCAAGT ATACCAAAAAACAGAATCTGTGATAAAATCGACGGCGGAGAAGACCACCTCGATCCTGGGGGGAATCACCGCCGGCGTGTCCACCAAGCTCGGCCAGATGCGCAACTCCGAGTCCTTCCGCTCCATCGAGGAGCGCGTCGGCTCCGCCTACGAGAACGTTAAG GGCAAGGTGGCGTCCCGGTCGAACTCGACGCAGAGCTTTGACGAGGCGCTGCGCGACGCCAGCCGCGCGGCCAGCGGCGCCGCCTCGCCCACCATCCCCGAGCACCAGCCACTGCCCTAG